From a single Entelurus aequoreus isolate RoL-2023_Sb linkage group LG12, RoL_Eaeq_v1.1, whole genome shotgun sequence genomic region:
- the nelfa gene encoding negative elongation factor A → MASMKDSDTGLWLHNKLGSTDELWTPPSIASLLTVSVIDNIRLCFSSLSPPVKLKLLLGMLHLPRRTVDEMKEALSEIIQLATVDSEPWVLMVADILKSFPETGSLNLDLEEQNPNVQDILGELREKVGECEASAMLPLECQYLNKSALTTLVGPLTPPVKHFQLKRKPKSATLRAELLQKSTETAQQLKKTAGVPFHAKGRGLVKKIDTTTPLKGIPKAPFRSPTAPSMFSPPSNRTPIAPARTPLRKERGVKLLDISELNIVGPGREAKRRRKTIDTEADEKAAKEEAVVENTTPDYAAGLVSAQKLGALNENPLPSTSYLPATPSMVPSSSYIPSSEAQPANAGGSVRETLQSARQPEESATAGAGTAAATLPGQYKQRTPMYNANTATNPATPTSPSTPASTPASNGPPAAATAGQPETPTQPPNTPQTPTPTPAPTPTQPQPKKNLSLTRDQMYAAQEMFKTANKVTRPEKALILGFMAGSRENPCPEQGDIIQIKLSEHTEVLPKADGTGSTTMLVDTVFEMNYSTGQWTRLKKYKPITNTS, encoded by the exons atggcgtcgATGAAGGACAGCGACACTGGTCTGTGGCTTCACAACAAACTTGGCTCCACAGACGAGCTGTGGACACCGCCGAGCATCGCGTCGCTTCTCACCGTCTCTGTGATCGACAACATTCGGCTCTGCTTCTCCAGCTTGTCGCCGCCGGTCAAACTCAAACTACTACTCGGGATGCTCCATCTTCCCCGGCGGACCGTGGACGAG ATGAAAGAGGCCCTCTCAGAGATAATCCAGCTGGCCACAGTGGACTCTGAGCCCTGGGTGCTGATGGTTGCCGACATACTCAAGTCCTTCCCAGAGACGGGCTCTCTCAATTTGGACTTGGAGGAGCAGAATCCAAATGTGCAGGACATTCTCGGAGAGCTCAGGGAGAAAG TGGGGGAGTGTGAGGCATCAGCCATGCTTCCGCTTGAGTGCCAGTACCTGAACAAGAGTGCATTGACCACATTGGTGGGACCCCTTACACCACCCGTTAAACATTTCCAACTGAAGAGGAAGCCCAAGAGTGCGACCCTCAGAGCTGAGCTATTGCAGAAAT CCACAGAGACAGCACAGCAGCTGAAGAAGACTGCCGGAGTACCTTTTCATGCCAAAGGGAGAGGACTAGTCAAAAAAATTGACACGACAA CACCTCTCAAGGGGATTCCCAAGGCTCCATTCCGCAGCCCCACAGCACCGAGTATGTTCAGCCCCCCCAGCAACCGCACACCCATTGCCCCTGCACGCACGCCGCTGCGCAAGGAGCGTGGGGTCAAG CTCTTAGATATCTCTGAGCTGAATATTGTTGGACCTGGAAGAGAGGCGAAAAGGAGACGAAAGACCATCG ACACTGAAGCAGATGAAAAAGCAGCCAAAGAAGAAGCAGTGGTGGAAAACACCACACCGGATTATGCTGCCGGCCTCGTCTCTGCACAG AAACTGGGGGCACTGAACGAGAATCCTCTGCCTTCAACCAGCTACCTACCAGCCACGCCCAGCATGGTTCCTTCTTCCTCCTACATTCCCAGCTCCGAGGCGCAGCCAG CCAATGCAGGTGGGTCAGTGCGGGAGACTCTTCAGTCGGCTCGCCAGCCAGAAGAGTCGGCGACAGCAGGCGCAGGCACCGCTGCCGCCACCCTCCCGGGCCAATACAAGCAGAGGACACCCATGTACAATGCTAACACCGCCACTAACCCAGCCACCCCGACATCTCCCAGCACGCCGGCCTCCACCCCCGCCAGCAACGGGCCACCAGCTGCCGCCACTGCCGGCCAGCCCGAGACGCCCACCCAGCCACCTAACACACCTCAGACACCCACACCAACACCCGCCCCCACACCAACACAGCCTCAGCCCAAAAAGAATCTCTCACTCACG AGAGACCAGATGTACGCGGCTCAGGAGATGTTCAAGACGGCCAACAAGGTCACCAGACCAGAGAAGGCCCTCATCCTGGGCTTCATGGCAGGATCCAGAG AGAACCCATGCCCAGAGCAGGGTGACATCATTCAGATCAAGCTGAGCGAGCACACAGAGGTTTTGCCAAAAGCGGACGGCACAGGTAGCACCACCATGCTGGTGGACACGGTGTTTGAAATGAACtactccacaggccaatggaccCGTCTCAAGAAGTATAAACCTATCACCAACACCTCATGA
- the faah2b gene encoding fatty-acid amide hydrolase 2-B, whose product MALSGMESLQKWLFDAVAGLLFLLFRLLSRRTTSGGGKKLPPTAHPLLKVSATQLARKIRRREVSSVEVVQVYIDRIQEVNPLINAVVKDRFSAALQEAAQVDKLIDEEAGGEDVLEHRLPFLGVPFSVKESFGLQGMPFTTGIISRRGTVAVADAPPVALMKRAGAIPLGVTNTSEGCMWSESHNHLYGITSNPYDLERVPGGSSGGEGSLLAAAGAVIGMGSDIGGSIRMPCFFNGIFGHKTTPGVVSNDNQYPPFTGRHAEYVSSGPMCRYAEDLLPMLRIMAGPNAHMLSLSKRVEMKKLRFFTIPDDGGCILTSPVSEELKRIQRKVVERLEADLGVTVQEVHFPELRYSFQIWNAFMTLPDKDGKPPDSFAKVLGEADRPVWPLWEILKRVMGKSEHTVAAIGLTFVEKIQASKPSTFLIQTKEKLQKEMEELLGTDGVLLYPSHTRVAPKHHHPLFRPLDFAYTGILNILGLPVTQCPLGLNEEGLPLGVQVVTGKLQDRQSLTVALYLEKAFGGWREPGTNYNTLTSA is encoded by the exons ATGGCCCTGAGCGGCATGGAAAGCCTCCAGAAATGGCTCTTCGACGCAGTGGCTGGGTTGTTATTCCTGCTCTTTAGGCTTCTGTCGCGCCGGACGACCTCCGGCGGTGGCAAGAAGCTGCCGCCCACCGCGCACCCGCTCCTTAAAGTGTCTGCGACGCAACTCGCTCGGAAGATCCGACGAAGAGAG gtgTCCAGTGTGGAGGTGGTCCAGGTTTACATTGACAGGATCCAGGAAGTCAACCCTCTAATCAATGCTGTGGTCAAAGACAG GTTTTCCGCAGCGCTCCAGGAAGCGGCGCAGGTTGACAAGCTGATCGACGAGGAAGCGGGAGGAGAGGATGTGCTGGAGCACCGACTGCCCTTCCTCGGCGTGCCTTTCTCGGTCAAAGAGTCTTTCGGCCTTCAGG GCATGCCTTTCACGACGGGCATCATCTCCAGGCGAGGAACCGTGGCTGTCGCCGACGCACCCCCCGTGGCCCTGATGAAACGGGCGGGCGCCATCCCGCTGGGCGTCACCAACACCAGCGAGGGCTGCATGTGGTCTGAGTCGCACAACCACCTATATGGCATCACAAGCAACCCGTACGACCTGGAGAGGGTACCGGGAGGCAGCTCAG GTGGAGAGGGCAGTTTGCTGGCCGCCGCGGGCGCAGTCATTGGGATGGGCTCGGACATTGGCGGCAGCATCCGTATGCCCTGCTTCTTCAATGGGATATTTGGCCATAAGACCACCCCTG GTGTTGTATCTAATGACAATCAGTACCCTCCCTTCACGGGCCGACACGCCGAGTACGTCAGCAGTGGGCCCATGTGCCGCTATGCAGAAGACTTGCTGCCCATGCTGAGAATCATGGCGGGACCAAACGCTCACAT GCTGTCCTTGAGTAAGAGGGTGGAAATGAAGAAGCTGCGGTTCTTCACCATCCCCGATGATGGCGGCTGTATTTTGACCAGTCCCGTCAGTGAAGAGCTCAAACGGATCCAGAGGAAG GTGGTGGAGCGTCTGGAAGCAGATCTGGGGGTGACTGTCCAAGAGGTGCACTTCCCAGAGCTTCGATATAGCTTCCAGATCTGGAATGCCTTCATGACTCTTCCTGATAAAGATGGCAAG CCTCCTGATTCCTTTGCTAAGGTGTTGGGAGAGGCAGACCGCCCTGTGTGGCCTCTATGGGAGATCCTCAAACGCGTGATGGGCAAATCAGAACACACCGTTGCTGCTATTG GTTTGACTTTCGTGGAGAAGATTCAAGCATCCAAACCATCCACCTTCCTTATCCAGACGAAGGAAAAGCTTCAGAAAGAAATGGAAGAGTTGCTGGGGACTGATGGAGTGCTTCTTTACCCATCACACACCCGAGTGGCCCCCAAACATCACCACCCCCTTTTTCGACCCTTGGACTTCGCCTACACTG GGATCTTAAAtattctgggcctgcctgtcaccCAGTGTCCTTTGGGGCTGAATGAGGAGGGTCTCCCGCTGGGTGTGCAAGTGGTGACGGGAAAGCTGCAGGATCGTCAGTCCCTGACCGTGGCGCTCTACCTGGAGAAGGCCTTCGGGGGCTGGAGGGAACCCGGGACCAACTACAACACCTTAACATCAGCTTAA